One genomic segment of Cetobacterium sp. ZOR0034 includes these proteins:
- a CDS encoding DUF2577 family protein, translating to MNYQLMLAKMFKANENKEIEFEACIGKVIKAPPETTISIWDGQVILYPHQLYMNDRLYDDYIRKFDIDGEITEITIQTASSNVDAGPGPHKHNHGTIEGKGKYKAVGTIINTDTLIVGDYVKVVPTEKGQKWFIDSKYRKVKE from the coding sequence ATGAATTATCAATTGATGTTAGCTAAAATGTTTAAAGCAAATGAAAATAAAGAGATTGAATTTGAAGCTTGTATTGGAAAAGTTATTAAAGCTCCTCCAGAGACAACAATAAGTATTTGGGATGGACAAGTTATTCTGTATCCACATCAATTATATATGAATGATAGATTGTATGATGACTATATAAGAAAATTTGATATAGATGGAGAGATAACAGAAATAACGATACAAACGGCATCGAGTAATGTAGATGCAGGACCAGGTCCTCATAAGCATAATCATGGAACAATAGAGGGAAAAGGAAAGTATAAGGCTGTAGGAACAATTATAAATACGGATACACTTATAGTTGGGGATTATGTAAAGGTAGTTCCAACAGAAAAAGGACAGAAGTGGTTTATTGATTCCAAGTATAGGAAGGTGAAAGAATGA
- a CDS encoding head-tail connector protein — protein sequence MVDKARAKEYLRIDEEDEDNFIEMCIEFSKEEIENSTGVTFDSGGESKTYEMAQLIIITDRYENRGSQDLEFKPNNMLSCLYTKLKYGDYNVQS from the coding sequence ATGGTTGATAAAGCTAGAGCTAAGGAGTACCTAAGAATAGATGAAGAAGATGAAGATAATTTTATTGAAATGTGCATAGAGTTTAGTAAAGAGGAGATAGAAAATTCCACTGGAGTCACTTTTGATTCTGGTGGAGAAAGTAAAACATATGAAATGGCACAACTTATAATTATAACTGATAGATATGAAAATAGAGGTTCTCAAGATTTAGAGTTTAAGCCAAATAACATGCTTTCTTGTTTATATACAAAGTTGAAATATGGTGATTATAATGTCCAATCTTAG
- a CDS encoding head maturation protease, ClpP-related translates to MPVLNLDKGKLEVKNKAENVAELIIFGEIASSRWSNSDVIPSDVNNLLSEIGEGDALDIYINSPGGSVFAGIAIYNMLARHKGHKRVFVEGYAASIASVIAMAGDEIIVPENAYLMIHKAWGLAIGNADDLREQADLYERFDTTIANAYMTKAKDGKTFDEFLELMKAETWFDGFTAQDYFNVTSTEAVDIAAFLDGELCKNYKIPQNLLMNNIKAKDEKETDIQKDFGSFEIELAKAKLNLLINL, encoded by the coding sequence ATGCCAGTATTGAATTTAGACAAAGGAAAGTTGGAAGTTAAAAATAAAGCTGAAAATGTAGCGGAATTAATTATTTTTGGAGAGATTGCATCAAGTAGGTGGTCAAATAGTGATGTTATACCATCCGATGTAAATAATCTATTGAGTGAAATTGGAGAAGGTGATGCTTTAGATATTTATATCAATTCTCCTGGTGGAAGTGTCTTTGCTGGAATTGCTATATACAATATGTTAGCAAGACATAAAGGGCATAAAAGAGTTTTTGTAGAAGGGTATGCTGCATCAATAGCTTCAGTAATAGCAATGGCAGGAGATGAGATTATAGTTCCTGAAAATGCCTATTTAATGATTCATAAAGCTTGGGGATTAGCAATAGGTAATGCTGACGATTTAAGAGAACAAGCGGATTTGTACGAGAGGTTTGATACCACAATAGCGAATGCATATATGACAAAAGCTAAAGATGGAAAAACATTTGATGAGTTCTTAGAACTTATGAAAGCAGAGACTTGGTTTGATGGTTTTACAGCTCAAGATTATTTTAATGTTACTTCAACAGAAGCTGTTGATATAGCAGCTTTTTTAGATGGAGAGTTGTGTAAGAACTATAAAATTCCTCAAAATCTTTTAATGAATAATATAAAAGCTAAAGATGAAAAGGAAACAGATATTCAAAAGGATTTCGGAAGTTTCGAAATAGAGTTAGCAAAAGCAAAATTAAATTTATTAATAAACTTATAG
- a CDS encoding phage tail tube protein — protein sequence MANPRKNDYFNGNKGKLWVNGEEVVTVTKSKAVRKNKYEEIPAPTGDGTVRVKVGETIEFSGTFKFLGSENLDAFNESEDISLILANTNISGKITKRLKLDGVTFDEEVLIDFEKNKVAEIELSGQAETMEWLQEK from the coding sequence GTGGCAAATCCTAGAAAGAATGATTATTTTAATGGAAATAAAGGGAAGCTTTGGGTTAATGGAGAGGAAGTAGTGACAGTAACAAAATCTAAAGCTGTAAGAAAGAATAAGTATGAAGAGATTCCAGCTCCAACAGGTGATGGAACGGTAAGAGTTAAAGTTGGAGAAACTATTGAATTCTCAGGAACATTTAAATTTTTAGGTTCAGAAAATTTAGATGCTTTTAATGAAAGTGAAGATATATCTTTAATTTTAGCAAATACGAATATTTCAGGAAAAATAACGAAAAGATTAAAATTAGATGGAGTAACATTTGATGAAGAGGTTCTAATAGATTTTGAAAAGAATAAAGTTGCAGAGATAGAACTTAGTGGCCAAGCAGAAACAATGGAATGGTTACAAGAAAAATAA
- a CDS encoding phage major capsid protein: MTKLQQMQQEMFNLKAEAKNIIEKVGVTEAEIKEVTNKISELQAKINLQKELDNPQTEPENRSGQQLPRGNLDGEDVEPEARYGEAFYNSLRGRASNEDREILEARNLSSGIGEDGGCLIPVDQQTEINELKRTFTPLRNLVTVESVRTLTGSRVLEKDAEHTPLEKFTETDEDGIKETTAPKFVPVTYKIENYGGILPIPRTLLQDQTANLRGYLNRWLAKKAVATENTLIISVLNTLSKILISTIDDVKDVMDVKLDPSISAIAKVVTNQDGFNYLNKLKDSQGNYLLEKDPKAPTKKLLNGREIIVLSNRILASAGTTDKKAPLIIGSLTDAIVLFDRETIELKSTDVGGDAFKKNRIDMRAIMRLDVKKFDSSSVVYGEIPISGVASMSFKESVENKDQENEK; this comes from the coding sequence ATGACAAAATTACAACAAATGCAACAAGAGATGTTTAACTTAAAAGCTGAAGCAAAGAATATTATAGAGAAGGTTGGAGTGACAGAAGCAGAAATAAAAGAAGTTACAAATAAGATATCAGAGCTTCAAGCTAAGATTAATTTACAAAAAGAATTGGATAATCCACAAACAGAACCTGAAAATAGAAGTGGACAACAGCTACCAAGAGGAAATTTAGATGGTGAAGATGTAGAACCTGAAGCAAGATATGGTGAAGCGTTCTATAATTCTCTAAGAGGAAGAGCTTCAAATGAAGATAGAGAGATTCTGGAAGCTAGAAATTTAAGTTCTGGAATAGGTGAAGATGGAGGATGTTTAATTCCAGTAGACCAGCAAACTGAGATTAATGAACTAAAAAGAACATTTACTCCTTTAAGAAATTTAGTAACAGTTGAATCTGTTAGAACTTTAACTGGATCGAGAGTATTAGAAAAAGATGCAGAACATACACCGCTTGAAAAGTTTACTGAAACAGATGAGGATGGAATTAAAGAAACTACAGCACCTAAATTTGTACCAGTAACATATAAAATAGAAAACTATGGAGGTATTTTACCAATTCCAAGAACTTTATTACAAGACCAAACAGCAAATTTAAGAGGGTATTTAAATAGATGGTTAGCTAAAAAGGCTGTAGCAACAGAAAACACTTTAATAATTTCAGTTTTAAATACATTAAGTAAAATTTTAATTTCAACAATTGATGATGTTAAAGATGTTATGGATGTAAAATTAGACCCATCTATTTCAGCAATAGCTAAAGTAGTAACTAACCAAGATGGTTTTAACTATCTAAATAAACTTAAAGATTCTCAAGGGAATTATTTATTAGAAAAGGACCCGAAAGCTCCAACTAAAAAATTATTAAATGGAAGAGAAATTATTGTGCTATCAAATAGAATATTAGCTTCAGCAGGAACAACTGATAAAAAAGCTCCTTTAATAATTGGATCATTAACAGATGCAATCGTGTTATTTGATAGAGAAACTATTGAATTAAAATCTACTGATGTTGGTGGAGATGCTTTCAAGAAAAATAGAATTGATATGAGAGCTATTATGAGATTGGATGTTAAGAAATTTGATTCATCATCAGTTGTGTATGGGGAAATACCAATATCAGGAGTAGCATCAATGAGTTTTAAAGAAAGTGTTGAGAATAAAGATCAGGAAAATGAAAAATAG
- a CDS encoding DUF6838 family protein, giving the protein MTEFIDIQASIVEKLREYAPDIDTISSDIEEGFKRPCFYIDMLDTDINDLGNNFQEIEIEFDVLYFPEHQKKNQEELLKMRDILTKAFVRNKSIKIADDLITEAENVKLFEVDKILHCTFNVFIAEEYEREYEENMEDLKFKEEINGNE; this is encoded by the coding sequence GTGACAGAGTTTATTGATATTCAAGCTTCAATTGTAGAAAAATTAAGAGAGTATGCACCAGATATAGATACAATTAGCTCAGATATAGAGGAAGGATTTAAAAGGCCATGTTTTTATATAGATATGCTAGATACTGATATCAACGATTTAGGAAATAATTTTCAAGAGATAGAGATTGAATTTGATGTTTTATATTTTCCAGAGCATCAAAAGAAAAATCAAGAAGAGTTATTAAAAATGAGAGATATTTTAACAAAAGCATTCGTAAGAAATAAAAGTATTAAAATAGCTGATGATTTAATAACTGAAGCTGAGAATGTTAAGTTATTTGAAGTGGATAAGATTTTACATTGTACATTTAATGTATTTATAGCAGAAGAATATGAGAGAGAGTATGAAGAGAACATGGAAGACTTGAAATTTAAGGAGGAGATTAATGGCAACGAATAA
- a CDS encoding phage head closure protein, whose amino-acid sequence MSNLSSRLKNRIGIYKKEHVNGKLGKTYEDILVKKVWAEIKFQSGNIVNGEGETEANNTRFKIRIRKTQIKSDYHIVYKGLVYEIEYIYPDFKKNSFMDIMAKLRTE is encoded by the coding sequence ATGTCCAATCTTAGCAGTAGATTAAAAAATAGAATAGGTATTTATAAAAAAGAACATGTAAATGGAAAACTTGGAAAAACTTATGAAGATATTCTTGTAAAAAAAGTTTGGGCTGAGATTAAGTTTCAAAGTGGAAATATAGTAAATGGAGAGGGAGAAACAGAAGCTAATAATACAAGGTTTAAAATAAGGATTAGAAAAACTCAGATTAAATCAGATTATCATATTGTATATAAAGGGCTAGTTTATGAAATAGAATATATTTATCCAGATTTTAAGAAGAATAGTTTTATGGATATAATGGCAAAGCTACGAACGGAGTGA
- a CDS encoding HK97 gp10 family phage protein, whose translation MSLDQLSKDLLKLANGIKDGKETKKFLKKEGVKLKNKTISVAKSRVKKKTGNYIKGIKSGKVYEYKGAYACRTYSTAPHAHLIEYGHIKKDRTGKEHGFQRGYHVFTTAKKDFEDEFESDAEKFLDNLLINNGFK comes from the coding sequence ATGAGCTTAGATCAATTATCTAAAGATTTATTAAAGTTGGCCAATGGAATTAAAGATGGAAAAGAAACGAAAAAGTTTTTAAAAAAAGAAGGTGTAAAATTAAAAAATAAAACAATTTCTGTTGCAAAGAGTAGAGTTAAAAAGAAAACTGGAAATTATATAAAAGGTATAAAATCAGGGAAAGTTTATGAATATAAAGGAGCATATGCATGTAGAACGTATTCCACAGCTCCTCATGCTCATTTAATAGAGTATGGACATATAAAGAAAGATAGAACAGGGAAAGAGCATGGATTTCAAAGAGGTTACCATGTATTTACAACTGCAAAGAAAGATTTTGAGGATGAGTTTGAGAGTGATGCAGAAAAATTTTTAGATAATCTTTTAATAAATAATGGATTTAAGTAG
- a CDS encoding phage tail sheath C-terminal domain-containing protein, whose translation MATNNGLPKLSIEFKGLGVSAIARGEKGYAVLIVEDDTPGIQKQKYTTISDFGSDEQKKFDPENVLFIKDALEGAPLALYVFKLGTDGTFADLLNKIKGIIPRNSWITVQTSISENQNDLVTFVKGENKNNKKRYKAMAYKVTTADSMHVVNQTNEEVEFNDDRGIKSGEYALSYLLGFYAGLSMMMSGIAKPLKFKSVKEPEDLEEAISNGEHVLFNDEGEVRIARAVNSLVTTGEGVTEEMTHINTVEKMDLIFCDIYKAWNNSYKGKYPNILDNQMLLISSINGYFKSLAKDKILDPNFDNKSMIDIEEQRLANYSKWGEETVNSWDDSYAMKMTVGTKVFLKGNIKITGIMEDFFFDIFM comes from the coding sequence ATGGCAACGAATAATGGACTGCCAAAGTTGAGTATAGAGTTTAAAGGATTGGGAGTTTCAGCAATAGCTAGAGGAGAAAAAGGTTATGCTGTTTTAATAGTAGAGGATGATACACCTGGAATCCAAAAGCAAAAATACACAACAATAAGTGATTTTGGAAGTGATGAACAAAAGAAGTTTGATCCAGAGAATGTTCTTTTTATAAAAGATGCACTGGAGGGAGCTCCATTAGCTCTTTATGTTTTTAAATTAGGAACCGATGGAACTTTTGCTGATTTATTAAATAAAATAAAAGGAATAATTCCAAGAAATTCTTGGATTACAGTACAAACATCAATTAGTGAAAATCAAAATGATTTAGTAACTTTTGTGAAAGGAGAGAACAAAAATAATAAAAAAAGATATAAGGCTATGGCATATAAAGTTACTACTGCTGACTCTATGCATGTTGTTAATCAAACTAATGAAGAAGTTGAATTTAATGATGATAGAGGAATAAAAAGTGGAGAATATGCATTATCGTATTTACTTGGATTCTATGCAGGTTTATCTATGATGATGTCAGGAATAGCTAAACCCTTGAAGTTTAAAAGTGTAAAAGAACCAGAAGACCTTGAAGAAGCTATTTCAAATGGAGAACATGTACTATTTAACGATGAGGGCGAAGTGAGGATAGCTAGAGCGGTAAATTCGCTTGTAACAACTGGAGAGGGCGTTACAGAGGAAATGACACATATAAATACAGTAGAAAAAATGGATTTAATATTTTGTGATATATATAAAGCTTGGAATAATAGTTATAAAGGGAAATATCCAAATATTTTAGATAATCAAATGCTGTTAATATCATCAATAAATGGATACTTTAAATCTTTAGCTAAAGATAAAATATTAGATCCTAATTTTGATAATAAATCAATGATAGATATAGAAGAGCAAAGATTAGCTAACTATTCAAAATGGGGAGAAGAAACAGTTAACTCTTGGGATGATTCGTATGCTATGAAAATGACTGTAGGAACAAAAGTATTTTTAAAAGGAAATATAAAGATAACAGGAATTATGGAAGATTTCTTCTTCGATATATTCATGTAG